The following is a genomic window from Chloroflexota bacterium.
TACGTGGTCATCTGGAATGAGCCGAACCTGGCCGCCGAGTGGGGCAACCGCCCGCCCGACCCGCAGGCGTACACGGCCTTGCTCAAGACGGCCTACGCGCGCGTCAAGGCCGCCGCGCCAGAGGTTACGGTGCTGGCGCCGGCTCTCGCACCCACGCTGGCCCCGCCCGGCAATCCGTGGGCCATGGAGGACCTGGCGTTCCTGCAGGCCATGTACGACGCCGGCGCCGCGCCGTACTTTGACGCCCTGGCCGCCCACACCTACGGCTGGGGGTTCCCCGCCGACGACCCGCCCGCTCCCGACAAGGTCAACTTCCGTCGGGTGGAACTGGTGCGCGCCCTCATGGAGGCCAACGGCGACGGGGACAAGGCGGTGTACATCACCGAGACGGGCTGGAACGACCACCCGCGCTGGACCAAGGCGGTGAAGCCGGCGCAGCGCATCGCCTACTCGGTGGAGGCGGCGCGCATGGCGCTGGAGGATTGGCCGTGGTGTCGGGCGCTGGTGTTCTGGGTGTTGCGGTTCCCGCGCCCGCAGTTGACCTATCAGGACGCGTTCACGTTTGTAACGTCCGATTTCGTCGCGAAGCCGGTGTATCGGGCGCTGCAAGAGGCGTATGCGGGCCATTAGCCGTTGGCCAGTGGCCATTATTGAATCTCGCTACTCCAATAGAACACTCGCATCTTGAGTTCGGCCCGTCAGAGCAGGGGGCCGCTAGACGTAGGGCAAATTGCCAATTTGCCCTACGATGGCCGCCGAGAGAGCAGCGCCAACCGAATGTGCGACCTCCCGATGGGCCTCCTGGCGCTATGTTACCACATCGTGCGTTCTTATGAAAAAGCGAGCGTGAGTAGCCGTTGGCCTTTAGCCTACGATGGGAGGTCATCTGGTCGGCCAACGGCCAGAGGCGAGGGGTGGCTCACGTAGGAGATACCATGACTCGCAAGCGGTGGCTCATCGGGGTTGGAGTGGCCGTCGCGGTGGCGGCGGTCGTCCTGTTGCGCCTGCTCGGCGGCGGCCAGGCCGACAAGGTCTGGGCGCGCATCCAACGCGAGGGTGTGCTGCGCGTCGGGATGGACGCCAGTTACCCACCGTTTGAGTTCGTGGACGGCGAGGGGCGGTTCCGCGGCCTGGACGTGGATTTGGCCCAGGCGCTGGCCGAACGGTGGGGCGTGCGGCTGGAGATTGCCAACGTGGGGTTTGATGGCCTGTACGACGCGCTGCGCAACGAGAAGTTTGACCTCATCGTGTCGGCGCTGCCCTATGACCCGTTTCTGCGCAAGGATTTCGCCTTCTCATACTCGTACTTCAACGCCGGCCTGCGATGGGTGGCGCGGCCCGACGTCCTGGCGACGCTGGCCGACCCTTCGGGTAGGCGCGTGGCGGTGCAGACCGGCTCCAGCGCCGACGTGGAGGCGCGGACGCTCCAGCGGCGCTTCCCGCAGATGGCGCTGGTAACCGTGGACGAGGTGGCGCAGGTGGGCCAGGCGCTGGCCGACGGGGATGCCGACGCCGCCATCCTGGACGGCGTGAGCGCGCTTCAGTTCGTGGCGGCGCACTCGGGGTTCGCGCTCGGCGATACGCTCCTGACCGACGAGCCTTACGTCATCGCCCTGCCGCTGGACGCGCCCACGCTGAAGCGCGAGGTCAACGCGGCGCTGGTGGACTTCCGCGAGTCGGGGCGGCTGGACGCCTGGATTCGGCAGTGGTTGGGCGGGGCGTCGGAGTGATGGGAAAAAGCGTTTGTGTCAGCGGTTGGCCGCGCACATGGGCAGCCGTGCTGTTGGGCGCAGTGGGGCATCATGATGGCGGGTAGAAGTCGCATTCCCGTCTAGATGACGCCTGCGCACTGTCATGCCGACCCTTGCCTTGAGATTGCCCAGGGAACCGCAACCTCTGCGGTTGCCCCGCGCTATTCTCCCTATCCTGGTCTCCGCCATTTGGCGCATGTGGTTTGCTCCTTAACGTGCTAAACTCAACGCAGAAGACAGAGATAAGCCCCGCCGCGCGTAGAGATGTAGGGAGGCAGGGGGTGAGTCTGAAAGGGAGGAGACTTTATGATGGGACTAGGAGCATTCGGAATGGTGTTGCTTTGGGGAGTGGTTATCGCCCTTATCGCGGGCGGCGCGGCTTTGCTGGTGCGACAGGCGAGCGGCTTTTCGTCAGCGGACTCCCGAGGAAAGCCCGATGCGCGCCAGATTCTGGACGAGCGACTGGCCCGCGGGGAAATCAGCCGCGATGAGTATGATGAACTTCGCGCCAGACTTGGATAACTAGGAGGGAGACATGGGATTCTGTTGTGGTGGACTTGGATGGGGATTGGGAGGCTGGGGAGGTCCGGTCATCATCGGATTGGTTCTGAATGCCCTGCTTTTGATCGGCCTCGTTGTGCTGGGGGTTGTGGGCGTGCGCTGGGCGGTGCGACAATTCACGCCGCGAGGCACAGCAGGCGATGCCATTGAGATCGCGCGCCGTAGGCTTGCCGCGGGCGAGATCAACGTCGAGCAGTTTGAGGAGATCCGAA
Proteins encoded in this region:
- a CDS encoding amino acid ABC transporter substrate-binding protein encodes the protein MTRKRWLIGVGVAVAVAAVVLLRLLGGGQADKVWARIQREGVLRVGMDASYPPFEFVDGEGRFRGLDVDLAQALAERWGVRLEIANVGFDGLYDALRNEKFDLIVSALPYDPFLRKDFAFSYSYFNAGLRWVARPDVLATLADPSGRRVAVQTGSSADVEARTLQRRFPQMALVTVDEVAQVGQALADGDADAAILDGVSALQFVAAHSGFALGDTLLTDEPYVIALPLDAPTLKREVNAALVDFRESGRLDAWIRQWLGGASE
- a CDS encoding SHOCT domain-containing protein, which codes for MGGWGGPVIIGLVLNALLLIGLVVLGVVGVRWAVRQFTPRGTAGDAIEIARRRLAAGEINVEQFEEIRKRLQV
- a CDS encoding SHOCT domain-containing protein; translation: MMGLGAFGMVLLWGVVIALIAGGAALLVRQASGFSSADSRGKPDARQILDERLARGEISRDEYDELRARLG
- a CDS encoding beta-galactosidase, whose product is MTSYAHNNPLRRISATRRVWARILAAVLAIVAWRAVDRPPAPLVVPGLQQTVLTRNPKLGLHTRLTDEVEPWKIKRSLQMVREMGAPWIVEYFPWAYYEPEKGRFDWAHADLVVDHAVAQGLTVIARLGFVPVWARPKETTFTYLDADGYDDFADYAAAFVEHFRGRVSYVVIWNEPNLAAEWGNRPPDPQAYTALLKTAYARVKAAAPEVTVLAPALAPTLAPPGNPWAMEDLAFLQAMYDAGAAPYFDALAAHTYGWGFPADDPPAPDKVNFRRVELVRALMEANGDGDKAVYITETGWNDHPRWTKAVKPAQRIAYSVEAARMALEDWPWCRALVFWVLRFPRPQLTYQDAFTFVTSDFVAKPVYRALQEAYAGH